CGGAGGATTAGGCGTCCTAAATCTACACAAATTCGCCAGAGCTTTGAGGCTACGCTGGATATGGCACGAATGGGAATCCCCGCAGAAAACATGGATTGGAACGGAGGTGCCATGTGACGAAACCGACAAACGACTATTCGCGGCCTGCACAACGATCGTGGTGGGCAATGGATGCAAAACGAGCTTCTGGCATTCCGCCTGGGGACAAGGAATTAGACCAAAGGACATTGCGCCAAACCTATATATGCTATCCAGAGGAAAGCATAAAAAACTAACAGAAGCACTACACAACAACACCTGGATGACGGACATAAACCTCCAGAATGGACTGACAATacaacacctccaagaatttgtaaTTATATGGCGTCTAGCAGCCCTAATAAGGCCACAAATGCAAGTGCAACAGGAAGACACAATCCAATGGAAATTCACATCGAATGGCAAATACACAGCGGCATCGGCATATAAAGCACAGTTCTTGGGATCTACTTCTGCGCCGCAATACAAAACACTATGGCACTGTTGGGCGCCACCGAAATGCAAGTTCTTCGCATGGCTCATTCTCCAAAACCGTGTATGGACGGCCGACCGCCTCGCGCGGCGAGGATGGCCTCACTCCCCTACATGTCCTTTATGCCGTACACAACAGGAAACAGCACACCATCTGGTAGCCCAATGCAGATACACCAAACGCATATGGAGCCTAGTGGCCACCTGGGCATCTCAACCAAGCATACACCCCTCGGAATGGGCCTCAACGGAAACCGCTCTAGAATGGTGGATGAATATGACTACCAAGACAGAAGCGCCTAGAAAGGGCACATGCTCTATGACGCTACTGCTAATATGGGAGATCTGGAACGAGCGAAACAGGCGAATCTTCAACCATCATGAGATGACAACGACCTCTTTGCTCGCAAAAGTAAAAGAGGAAGCAAGCACATGGATCCTAGCAGGGGCCAAAGCTTTAGCGTTTTTTCTTTCTCGCGAGTAATCATGTAACAAATCGCAATCTGAAACTATTCTGTATCACTctgctctatcaatgaaataggcaccgtctcgtgcccattcgttcaaaaaaaaaagtagtagtaatatatatgaaatgttacTTATTGTAAACACTTATAAAGTGCATCCAAAAAACAATATTACCTCAAACATTTTTACACATATTACCTTGAATTTTCTTCTAACAAATCAGTAATTTATGAACTCATATTTATCAACCAGTAATTTCTTCTAAAACTGGAAACTAGCACAATGCTACAAAAGTACCTCACTTAACTCAAAGGAATCTTACATTTTTAACCACCTAGAACTCGCAAATCCAAACAATATGCATCGCTAATCAATGTTCGATCTATCAATAATACAGTTTTTCTGGGCACTATTCTGTTGATAATTGTTACTAATCAAAGACTCAAAATGTCAATCATCAAATACCAATTAATAATGCACTATCGTACTATTGTTAAGGCATAGGCTGGTAGGCCATACCGTCAGTAGTTCAGTTGGATCCATCCATCGTTGGCGTGCAATCAGGGCTGCATCTTGATGGCTCGATCAACAGCAGGGTTCGGAGATTCATTCGGAGGCTCCGAGCTAGCTGCGGATATGGAATCAACAGCATGGTCATCCGTCATCGCCCGATTCATTGTGCGCCCATCACCGGCCACCGCGCGGCTCAGCTGCAACTTCACCAGGGGAGATGCGATGCCTCGTGCCCTCGTCTCAATCTGTGGTGTTGTCTGTTCCGGTCGACGATGAAGGGTACGCTGCTTCCTCCGTGGGTTCAAAATTTATTCCCAAATATAAGGTATCCTAGGAGTTTTTAGCTACTCAATCAACTCAATTAAAAACTTGCTAAATATTTCTCTTATTAACTGGAAAATTTGCCTTATATTACCACTAGTCAAGGGTATATGAAAATGTTGAAACGATACACAAAAATGTTGAAGATTAttaaaaaatgatgaaatagTATATTGAAAACGATTGAActgttaaaataaaaatattgaaacagtacataaaaatgttgaattagtaCATTAAAAATGTTggaattttaaaataaaaaatgttgaaatagtaaaAAAGATATTGAACTAGTACATTAAAAATGTTCaaatgttaaaataaaaaatttgaaataaCATATTGGAGCTCGTTGTGTTGCATTAATTGCAAAAAAATTATGGTTTAAACGGATTTCAAATCGGATTCATAGTTTAAGAGaaaaaatatttgaaatttgaatctAATTTAACATCCCATCCGCCCCCTCCTACCACACAGTGACATGTGTCTCGTACTTGGTCCACCCTTGCAGGGAAGCGCACGCGGGTACGCCTGCTCCACGTGGTGCTTCCTCAGATTGAATCAATCTCACCCGTTCTTCCCTATTTACACCAATCTCAAACAATGGAAGATATGTTGGTTTAAATCTTCCGATGTATAGGAATTCCACCGCTTATATGTATATATAAGAACTTGTTTGGGTTGGGCCGGGCCGCCCTCACCGGAATCGATGATGACGACCAAGGGAAAGGCCACACCTGGCCCTTTTGCTCTCGACAGCTATGTAGGAGGAATATTGatgtaatttcttttttttatgtaaACTGTACTGTCCAAACTCTAAAGTACtccaaatttaaaaatatttatttaattttacTATGTACCTATACATAACGTGTATTTAGGtgtataataaaaattatgtagTTAGAAAATGCCACTTTGAGCTCTCACTGGAATCCACGACGGCCTAAGGAAAGACCACTCCATTTCTCCTCCTCGATCCATGACTACGGCCCTAGTCCATCTCCATTTGGTGACATTTATTTATAAAGGTGAATGTGTGTATATGTAAGTGTTACTacgtttcgaaaaaaaattgagaaacaGCCAAATGTTCGAATCATCGTAAGATCTAGTGCCTTGGATCCAAAAATCCATCATCTAAAGCTGTGAAAAACCAGCAACTGTCTTGTCTGATGCGGTTGAGCAAGAGAAATCCAACGCTAGCATCCTTTGGATGCGCCGAGATAGTAGCCCGGCCATTAATTACGTATATGTTTCTATTTTCACTCGATTCTTTTGAATCTATCGTAAAATTTGGAAAGTTTATGGATTTTTTTACACATAAAAATCAAGCATGAAAAATCATAAGTTTATTACACTGAAGTATGCGGTGCATTTCCTTGTGCACAtcgaattaaaaaaatatacaggGAATTGGCTTTCCAAGATATTCACAAACTTGTTCTATAAATCCTCTGTGTGCCCTATTAATTTGTAGTATTTATAAATAAGCTTCGGGATACAGTAGCCACGCTAGAAAAATCCTTCTCCCGATACAGTGCACTTGGGCCAAGCCCTGACCTCTTCAACCCAAttccttccttcttttttcttctctttctcctaCTCGACCTAAACTAGCCCATCTCAACATTCAGCCCAGGCCGCCCCggctccccttcttcctccgtACACAGCGCAGGAAGTCATTTTTGTTCCTGGTACTTACTCATGTTGTTTCTTGTAGTACTTGCTATATAATTCTTGTCACAGGACTGATTAGGCGTTGTTGAGGTCGACCGGGTCAAGCAGCTGCTCGCCATGGCGTGTTCTGCCGAGGAACCCAGCATGGGACAGCAACAGCCACAGGTGCGTCGTGAGCTCCCCGCGCCCCTGGAGGTAGATCTTATGCTTGGCCGACCTCGTCGACGCCGACAGGTACGCAGCAGGAACCCCGCCCAGAACTTTGCCAGCCGCTCCCAGAGCTCGGCCGCCGCCTTGCCGGCGTACGCCGACATGAGCTTCCCCGACAGCCGCTCAAAGAGCTCGGCCGCCCTGCCGGCGTATGCTGACATGAGCGTCTCCGACAGCCGCGCGCCCATCCCGGCGATCATCGTGCTCGTGCTTCCGTCGCGCGCGAGGGAGCTGAGCCTCTCGGGGATCTCCCTCACGGCTGTGCACCCGACCAAGGCGTCGCGGACCTCGTCGCCGACAGCGCCCAACAAGTCCAGTAGCTGGGGTAGAAAAATCCTTCACCTtgtctgttttctttttttcttttcctttttttttgagaagCACAATGGCTTGGATTATTATAAAAGTACTTTTACATCCAGCCCCTTGCAAAAGGACCTCTGAAAGAAATTAAAATTACATTGAAGTCCTTTGGAGGTCCTCCTGTTTTCTGGAAATTGGGAATTTGCACTGCTCTTACTTGGGTCAAGCCTGAGCTGTTCAGACCAACACCTCTAGTACCAGCATACCACAGGCCACATAAGGTAGTAACCATGTGAATGCGAACCTGCAGTACCAGCATACCGAGGATAGTAAAATCGCAGTGTACTCTTTGTCCCATCTGAACCTGTAATATGGCACACTGCCTACAGTGTGCCCTCGAGGTAGGTACTAGGCTACTAGCAGCGCGTATTAGTAGACGTAGTTCTTGACGAACATTCCCTCCTTGGCCTCGGCGGCCTCGCCGTCGGAGGTGTACTTGCCGAGCTGCGCCAGGGAGTTGGCCTTGGCGCGGAGCAGCAGAGCATCCTGAGCCGCCTTCACGTTCTCTGGCCGGCCGCCCCATGTCTTGAGGCAGGTGTTCTGAAGAGCCCTGGCGTAGGAGAAGGACACATGCCACGGGTTGGGGCTCTGGTTCATGGCGTTCAGGTTCTGGGTCGCCTCAACCTCAGACTGCCCACCGGACAGGAACTGCATTTTTGTTTGGGTGCAACAGGAAAACAATTTCAGTCGTCAGAACACCATCTGAATTTCTTGGCAAGTATATGCATATGCAGCAAGAGGAAAAAATGTTACAGACCATGATGCCAGGGACGGCAGGAGGGATCCTTCTGCGGAGGAGCTTGAGGGTGTAGTCGGCAACTTGCTGAGGGGTGGCCCTGTCCTTGCACTCAGCACCAGGGGTGACCATGCTGGGCTTGAGGAGGATGCCCTCGAATATCACATTGTTCTCAGCCAGGTAGTAGAAGGTCTCGGCCCACACCTTCTGTGCAACCTCGAAGGTCCTCTCGATGCCGTGCTCACCGTCAAGAAGGATTTCAGGCTCCACAATTGGCACCAGGCCGTTGTCCTAGCGTATCCACAGATAGTATATGTTTATATACATGCATGTCGAAAGGAAACCAATGGTCCTTTTTCAACTGGTGAGCGTTTCTGGCTGTTGAAAATGGTAGGATACCTGAGAAATCGCGGCATAGCGGGCAAGGCCCCAGGCAGCTTCCTTCACGGCAAGTTCAGATGGACCATTGGGGATGCTGATAACAGTGCGCCTGTGACAGAACTTCATGTCATAAACGGGACCTATATGTCACATAACAGAAAGTAACTGCTAATCCAGGGGCACATTTATCACCACTTGGCGAAGCGGGCACCAGCCTGGTAGTAGGCTGCTTCGCGTGAAGCGAGGCCATCAAGACCTTGGCACCATGACTCGTTGTTGGAACCAGCAAGTGGCACAAGACCCTGAGATTGAGCATAAGTTTAGAGTAATGCAATTGTCTTCTGTCTTGAAATAGATTATCACGAAACCTAGCTTCCTAAGGCTCTTATCAGAGTTGAATTCACAAAATGTCATGTGGTAGTTTGGAGCCCTCCACATACCTTGTCGACCTTGATACCGGGCACGATATTCTGCTCAACAAGGACGTCAGTAATCTTCTTGCCATCAACAGTTGACTGGTAGAGGGTCTCCTCGAAGAGGATAGCACCAGAGATGTACTGTCCCAGTCCCGGAGCACTGACAAGGAGGGTCCTGTAAGCCTGGCGGTTGGCCTCAGTGTTCTCTAGGCCAATGGAGTCAAGCCTCTTGCCGCAGGTAGCGTTTGACTCATCCATGGCAAGGATACCCCTTCCTGGAGATGCGATGGTTTTCTGCAGCAAGAAGAATAAAGCTTGTAATATTCTGAATCGTAATTGAACCGATCATCTAAACTTCCCTTGTTCAATAGAAAAGAAATTACTTTTCTAAGCTGATGAAATGTGCTTTAAAAAGTTCGAGACCGTAGCAACTTGTACAGATTATGAATTTTTCAGATGTATCGCCGAACAAAAGCAGGACCTTTCAAATTATCTAAAATGCAATCGAAATAGCTTTGAGTCAGTCAAAATTCTGTGTGGCATACTGCTTCTTAGCCTATAATTATAGCTACTGGTGTTGACCTGTGTCATGTGATGATGCAGAGATGTCTAATCTACAAATTCATCTCTGCTATGTTGTGAGTTTCCCAAGTTCTTTTTGGTTAGGTGATcacttttttcttttgcttctgaAGATGTAAAACAGGGTGGAAATTTTCCTAAACCGATGCTATATAAACTATGCAGTGTGAAAATGTAGATTTAGACTAGTGTGTATATGCATAATCAAGTAATCTTGGGATCAGAACAGCCAATGGGTTAACTTTTCTAATGAATCCTCAAGTTGCAGTAATTGAATTATGCTAAGCAAAACTTTAGGGCGATTGCTCACCCAAGGATCTATATGTGAAGTTACTTAAAACTATCTTGACACTACATCATTTTCTACTTATGCAGACAAGCTTCTGCAAGTTAATAAAAAACCATAAAACTAGCATACATGCATGGTAAATGGTGCAGAATTATACTTCTTGTGTTCAGAAATCATACTGCAGTTTGGACAAGCTCATCAGCGTAGGCGCTAGCACGGACAACCATGGAGACGGTCACCGGCTTGGGAGCGGCAGCCTGGCGCGTGGTGCCCCATTCGGCCGTCTTTGGAAGGAAAGACGACTTGAGGAGAGTAGCAGATAACGCCATTGCTTCTGGTCCTGAACACAAGGAGACAAGCACTATCCTTTCTTTGACACACAATCTTTCCTTAGGGGCTTGAGAAGTGTTGCACCGGCTGGCATATAAGGTTGCGCAACTGGAGGCACACAAGGACAAGAGATATGAATTGTGAGGTGGAGGCTAGCCTTCTGGATTCCTGCAATCCTCTTGCCACCCTCTCTTTTGTCCTGGCTCTGGCAGATACTTTATTTCTCCTCTCTTTTCTGTGTACCATGTAAAACTGGCAAAAGAAACATTTTCCTCTTTGTGCAACGTGGTCCGTTGAATATTGTCTGCGCATTCTTGGCCTTAAGATGGATCCTGGCTTCTGGGTTTCTATGGGTGGATTTCACCAAGAACTGTAGCCCATACGTGTCTTCCAACGGCGGAGATGCCCTGATATACTGCATCCATGAAATTGTCCCGTTGCCAGTTATTCCCGAAAAAACACAAGATTTTACAGCCAGTATTTTGGTGATAACAACGTCCAGCCGTCCGTTGTTTGCTGCATGCAGGGTTCCTTCTTTAACACACATCAACCTCCAGCCGTCCGTTGTCTGTTGCATGCAGGGTTCCTTCTTTGACACACATCCTTGCTCCTGAGAATATGCTGCTGCTTCTTGAGTccagttgcaggcttgcagcggacATCCACCACTAATTTGAACAACTCCCTGCCAAAGATGCCACCAACAGGATTCCAACCATACAGCAGCATATTCCCCCCTCATGGCCTTACAAAGTGCTCTGACATTAACAGACCAACtgggagaagaaagaaggtacAAATATCATATCTTGCATAGTAAAAATAGTTCTGAAATACTGAAGggcaaaaaggaagaaaatgaaattcTGCCTCTTGCAATAAACTTTGGTACCAGGGAGCAAATTGGCTTCATAGCACCTAAAGATCTCAatgaaaaggaaagaaacaaaGTACGATGAAAATGAAAGGGATCTTGCAATTGAATCACAAAAGCTGGACAGCTACAGAATGTTTGCAAGCACATAAATGTATATGAAAAGGATTTCAGACTGCATAAAACTAAATTGGATGGACTGCTGTAACTATCAGAGTTTGGAGAAATACGTGCATACAAACGCAAACGGCCAGTGCGTATACAAACATTTTGTCATTTTGTAGGGGGGAGATATAATACTAATACAAACAAAAAGTTCCACTATCACCAAGATGCTGTGCATGGTGTTTTCTAACACATGCAAACCTTGGATCTGGACACATCACTGGAAGCATCTGTTATACTGTCTATTACAGATGATGGTAAATTCTGTACAAAGAATCATTTTCCTACTGTACTCCAATTGATCATGTCTGGGACTAATGTGAATAATGTCACAAGGAGCAAAAATTGCATCTTTGAAATGATCCAATCATCCCTGCCAATGACCATAAAATCAGTGATATAATCTGTTCACGTACATGATAAGTATAACTTTGGCATCGGTCAGCAAATTCATGCCAAAGACGGTGGGAATACTACCAACAGTTAAATGCGGATGAGGTTGGCTTCTGATTTAGTCAAACATAGTGTCAAACTTAGTTTGATGTGTCTCTGTAGATGTAAATCAGGAACCAACATGCCAGCTATAGTGCCAGCCATTGATGAATGACTGCATACTCCTACTCCACATCCCTTATTCACTTCTTTCTTCTCATTGTGAAACTCAGACTCTCAGAGCACATTGAGATTCCTCTTCACGTGTGTTGCTAAAGCTCAGCAACTGCTGAATTGGTGCAGTGTTCGTTCCTGAGACAGAAGACTGTGACATGACAAAACCATTGATTAATAGGTCTAGCTTGAGCAAACACTCTTCTTCAACTCTGTTTCCTTAGAAACTACATCAGTTGGTTTCCCACAGGAATCTTCAGCTGCTCCAGGATTAGAGCTACTTAAAAACACCACAAGCTTCTGCCTCAGCAATGGTGATAATTTCTCACAACATGTCAATGGCTCCAACGACGGGATCACCCGTTTCTTTACCAGCACCCCAAACGCACTCCTCACGCAATGAGCAATTGCTTCCTTCCTCCTCACATCATAGTTCTCAattagaagaaacaagaactCAAGCAGCATGTTTGTAATATCTGTATACTGAGACACCGAGTTCACCATCAAGAGCATTGCAGGCTCGATATTCATGACACTACCCCTTCCCTCCTCAAAAAACAACCAGTCATAGAACAGTGCAAGCTTTGCATTCGCCACCACATAGCCTTTGCTGCAACCTGTCAGCAGCCAGCCTATGACCGCCCAACGGGCAATAACACCAGACTGAATTACCTCATTTGTTGGGTGGTACCCGCAGCATATGAACCGCACAATGTCAGggatcctctcctcccctccgggCACCATCAGGTGCTTCATCGCAAACCAGAGCTGGTACCTCTTCTGATCCCCCCACTTCACATTGTTCATCATGAACAAGAGCTGTGTCTCCATCTCCGGCGTGATGGCCATAGCCATGCACCAACCAGGTGTGCTGATCCGGCAGACGTCACCAACACGGTGCAGAATATGATCTCTCCAAAGTGGCTGAAACTCCGGCACGAGCGCCAGCTCATGGAGCGACCTCACAAGGTCCCTTCCGATCAATGCACACACTTGGAAGTGATCCCGCAGCATGGAGACGCAGAAAGACACCAGCCTTCCCCTGCATTCTTCAAGGGTCTTGGCGCTCTTGCACTCTTCACAATCCTTGCACTCACCGCTGCTCAGGACCGGAGCGAGGCGGTTCctggcgaggaggcggaggaaggcgaagaCGGCGGAGGCTAGGAGCTGGGGCTCCTCGTCGGCGAGGAAGGAGGCGTGCTCGGTGAAAAGCTCGAGCAAGCGAGCGTCGCCGGGGAACGgcacgcggcggaggagggagccgaggaGGGGCACGaaccccgctgccgccgcgcgggcgagctccgaggcggcgaggaggaggcgggcgcgCGGGTGGGTGAGGAGGTGCggaaaggggagggagaggagggcggaGGCGAAGGCCGGGTAGAAGGCGGGAaagcgggcgccggcggcgtggagggcGACAAGGAGATGCCGCGGGAGCGGGGAGGATTGGGTGAGAATGGcgaaggcgagggcgtgggggaGGTGCGGCGAGGAGAGGTCGGCGGGGGACGGAgacggggaggggaggaggaggtgcgcggAGAGGAAGGGGTGCTCTGGCGAGGAGGGGGAGGTTGGGGGAGGGTggtggtcgccgccggcgaggagtcGCGGGGCAGGGgaagacggtggcggcggcggcggcggcatcagggaggaagaagattgccAGCAGGAGGAAGGTTTAGATGAGTGTCGTGCGCATGTGTATGGGCCGAATTCCTTCGTGGGCCGGCCCATGCCTCAGCAGACGCATGGCATGAATGAATCCGACGGCCGGTTGCTCACAGCATCGGAATATAGCTTTATGATTTACAAATCGTACGCAGCGTACAGCTTGGTTCGAATCGTTCCACAGATTCAAACACACCTACTGCCAAGAAAACCTCTTTAATTTGCATGATTTCGTGAATGAACAGCACGGAAAGCTACATTTCGTCAAAGAACAAGGTTCACTTTGGATTTGGATCATACTGTATGACAACACCAGCCATATCGTCATTCTGCACTCTCGACAAACCAGCTGATTGCAGAGATCATCGAAGAGGGACAGGCGTGGACTCAAGCTGGGGCGGAGCATCTCGCCGGAATAGGATGGCCGGCGGCCCAACAGTCGACCTCTAGGGGAAGATAGTTCCCAAGCATAGTGTTTTCCCCTCATCCGGTTGTTTAATTTATTGTATAATCAGCCCACGTAAGTGAATCCGTGCGCGTGTGCCCGGTAGACCCGCGTTGTAAAACTCTCGTTAACTATTCTTCCTAGTACAAATGATACGCAACTCTGCTGCTTATTCTCGAACAAAGACATATCGTCATTCTGCTCTAGCACTCCAGTCTAGGCCAGCAGGAGCATGAGTAACATCAGGATGACAGTTTGGGGCGAGCCAGAGTCAGAGCAGACGCAGGGCCAATCTGTTTCGAGCGTCAGGTAAAAACAGCCAGACGAAGAACACATGCTGGCATGGCATGCGTGATCCTACAGGATCAGATCGAGGGCAACTCGGAGTTCTCATGCAGGAACCGGACGATCACCACCGTGGTGTTATCGGAAGTTTCCCTTTTGTAAGCTTCTTTGGGAAGCTCTTTTGCTGATTCCTCGGGGTCCCAAATATGTCTCTTGGCTATGGCAACAGCTTCCTGGGAAATACACAAACTACATCAGATAGGCAGGCCAATCGCACTGAACGAAAAATATTTCGGTAATACTTTTAGGTACCTCGTTAGTGACAACCTGCCAGAGTCCATTACTAGCAAGGATGATGAATTCAAGGGAGCTGTCAACCACCACCTCCTGTAGCAACAGCAAGAATCGTTTTCAGATGGTTACAGGAACTTCACGTATGGCATTGCAGCTGATAGAATCTCCATCTTTACTCTTTAGGCACTCAAAAAATCGACGTACTTCCTCAAACCGTGATAGAGAAAAGAAAACTATCCAGACAATCCATAAGAAAACAAAACTAAATATAAGACAAACCTTGATTGAGAAAACTATCCAGaaaatccataacaaaacaaaACTAAATAAGACAAACCTTGATTTCTGGATCAGCGACAACATACTGCTTCAAGAGTTTATCACCAAATGCTCGAGAGACCGGGACAACACCACCCACACGCCACCCCTCTACAAAATTCCAATAACGAAACAGTAGAAATAAACGTAGCGGCGCATATTATGCAGGCAGTTTCTTTATGATAGGTTCAGAGAAATTATTACCATCCCACATAACAAAGCCCCCAGCATCCTCAATTCTACGTCTCTCATCTGACTGATCAGGTTTGTGATCCCTTGAACACATAATCGCTGCAGATTAAAGGATGGGGAAAGCATCATTAAACTGTTGAGATGCGTCAGTTTATTTGATATTAACTTGGAATACTGCTATTCAGTTTACAGATTTGTCATGGGGGGAATACTTGACCTGGAAAACGTGCAGAATATAATTTTTGAAAGTTTCTGATACAAGTGCAAGTATAGGGACACAAGACACTGAGATGTGTCATGTTTCAGAAAATAAACTTACCCCGTCCTCCTTTACAAATAACAGCTCTAGAATCTCCAACATTTGCAACAAGTAAACGACCACCTACAAAAATAGCTGTCACGGCAGTTGAGCCAGCACCTGGACCTGGTTTACTTCTATCAACTTTCAAAAATTCTGAATCTGTGTGGTTGTAAGCTTCGGCTGCAGAAAAAACAACAGAGAGTAGCAAGATCATGTTATCTTTGTGTAGAAGTATAAAGTGCACAATTGTTGATGTGAGCGTACTGCGTACCAATAGCAGCCTTGGTATCAGTTATGAACTTTGGGTGTTCGATTAAATTTCTGAGAAGATGCTCCTTGACATATTCAGCTGCTATCGCTCCATTATGACCTACACGCAGAAAACTCTGACAATTATAACAACTCAAAATGTCAAGTTCCTCAGGGAGTGATGACATTGTGAAAATCAAC
This genomic window from Setaria viridis chromosome 8, Setaria_viridis_v4.0, whole genome shotgun sequence contains:
- the LOC117833915 gene encoding uncharacterized protein, whose protein sequence is MPPPPPPPSSPAPRLLAGGDHHPPPTSPSSPEHPFLSAHLLLPSPSPSPADLSSPHLPHALAFAILTQSSPLPRHLLVALHAAGARFPAFYPAFASALLSLPFPHLLTHPRARLLLAASELARAAAAGFVPLLGSLLRRVPFPGDARLLELFTEHASFLADEEPQLLASAVFAFLRLLARNRLAPVLSSGECKDCEECKSAKTLEECRGRLVSFCVSMLRDHFQVCALIGRDLVRSLHELALVPEFQPLWRDHILHRVGDVCRISTPGWCMAMAITPEMETQLLFMMNNVKWGDQKRYQLWFAMKHLMVPGGEERIPDIVRFICCGYHPTNEVIQSGVIARWAVIGWLLTGCSKGYVVANAKLALFYDWLFFEEGRGSVMNIEPAMLLMVNSVSQYTDITNMLLEFLFLLIENYDVRRKEAIAHCVRSAFGVLVKKRVIPSLEPLTCCEKLSPLLRQKLVVFLSSSNPGAAEDSCGKPTDVVSKETELKKSVCSS
- the LOC117833916 gene encoding fructose-bisphosphate aldolase, chloroplastic, yielding MALSATLLKSSFLPKTAEWGTTRQAAAPKPVTVSMVVRASAYADELVQTAKTIASPGRGILAMDESNATCGKRLDSIGLENTEANRQAYRTLLVSAPGLGQYISGAILFEETLYQSTVDGKKITDVLVEQNIVPGIKVDKGLVPLAGSNNESWCQGLDGLASREAAYYQAGARFAKWRTVISIPNGPSELAVKEAAWGLARYAAISQDNGLVPIVEPEILLDGEHGIERTFEVAQKVWAETFYYLAENNVIFEGILLKPSMVTPGAECKDRATPQQVADYTLKLLRRRIPPAVPGIMFLSGGQSEVEATQNLNAMNQSPNPWHVSFSYARALQNTCLKTWGGRPENVKAAQDALLLRAKANSLAQLGKYTSDGEAAEAKEGMFVKNYVY